GGAGCATCCGGTGCGCCGGCCCGCTCGCCGCGCCGTGCAGCGGCCCCTCCAGCACGCCGAGGCCCGCCGAGACCACGGCGTACGGGTGGGCCCGCGCGGAGGCGGCGACCCGGGCGGCCAGGGTGGAGGCGGCCAGATCGTGGTCGATCAGGAGGGTCAGGGCCGCGTCCAGTACGGCGAGGGACGGGGCGTCGGCCGGCTCCGCGGTGAGCCGTGACCACAGGCCCCGTGCCAGGGGGCCCTCTCCGTCCGCCGGGTCGCCGAGCGGCGGCAGGGCGCCCACCAGGGTCGGGATCAGACTGCGGGCGCTGCTCAGCACCGCCTCGGGCGACAGGTCGAACCGCAGGGGATCCGTGGCCGCCGCAGCGGTCACCGCCACCCGCAACCGGTCCGTGGACCCGCTGTGCGCGGGCAGGGCCCCGACCGTCCGGCGGGCCGCCGCGAGGGTCGCGGCGGCCGCGTTGAACCGGGCGCCGGGACGCAGCTCGCCCGTCCACAGCCACTCGGCGACCTCCTCGTAGCCGTGGTGACGGGCCAGCTCCGTCGCGTCGACACCGCGGAAGTAGCAGCGGTCGTCCTCGATGAGCGTGATGCCGGTGCGGAAGGCCAGGTCGCCCCCGGCCGGGGAGGCGTCCCGGCGCCCCGAGCGCCGGGCCAGCGTCCGGACCTGGTCCGCGTCGAACGTGCTGCCCCGCCCCCCGGCGGCCCGCGCGCTGCTCAGCTGGCCCCGGCTGACGTAGGCGTACACCGTCTCCGGCTTCACGCCCAGCAGCTCGGCGGCCTCGCGGGTGGTGAGCCGGGGCGGCCCCTGCTCGCCGGGCGCTGATTGATCCGTCATGCCGACCACCGTATCCATCCTGAATCCATGAGTGAGGTCAAGAGTTCCCCTCTCGTGCATTGATTGAATCAACGTTGACAGAATTCAAGTCAAGCATAGACAGTCGAATCAATGTTCCGTGCGTCGAAGAGAGAAGAGAACAGCCATGACCATCACACCCGCCGTCCCCCGCGGTCTCGCCGGCGTCGTCGTCACCGACACCGCCCTCGGCGATGTGCGCGGCCGTGAGGGCTTCTACCACTACCGCCAGTACTCGGCGATCGAGCTCGCGCGGACCCGCGGCTTCGAGGACGTCTGGCACCTGATGGTCCACGGCGAACTGCCCGACCGGGCGGCCGCCGCCGACTTCGCCGCCCGCACGGCCGCCCTGCGGAGCCTCCCCGCCGAGGTGCGCGAGGCGCTGCCCGCCATCGCCCGTGCCGGCGCCGTCTCCGGCCCCCTCGCCGGACTGCGCACCGCGCTGTCCCTGCTCGGTGCCTCGGCCGGATTCCGCCCCGTGTACGACATCGGGACCGAGCAGCGGCGCCAGGACGCGCTCACCGCCTGCGCGGCCGTCCCCACGATCCTCACCGCCCTGTACCGCCTGGGCCAGGGGCTCCAGCCGGTCGAGCCCCGCGAGGACCTGCCGCACGCCGCGAACTACCTGTACATGCTGACCGGGGCGGAGCCGGAGCCCGAGCACGCCAGGGCCGTCGAGCAGTACCTCATCTCCACCGTCGACCACGGCTTCAACGCCTCCACCTTCACCGCCCGGGTCGTCGCCTCCACCGGGGCCGACCTGGCCGCCTGCCTGGTCGCGGCGGTCGGCGCGCTCTCCGGACCGCTGCACGGCGGAGCCCCCAGCCGGGCCCTGGACACCCTGGACGCCATCGGCACCCCGGACCGCATCGACGGCTGGATCCGCGAACAGGTCCTCTCCGGCCGCCGCATCATGGGCTTCGGGCACCCCGTCTACCGCACCGAGGACCCGCGCTCCCGGATGCTCAAGTCCCTCGCGCAGGACTTCGGCGGGCCGCTCGTCGACTTCGCCGTGGAAGTGGAACGCCAGGTCGAGGCCATCCTCGCCGAGCTGAAGCCGGGCCGGGAACTGCACACCAACGTGGAGTTCTACGCCGGAGTGGTCATGGAGCTGTGCGGGCTGCCGCGCGCGATGTTCACCCCCACCTTCTGCGCGGCACGGGTGATCGGCTGGAGCGCCAATATCCTGGAGCAGGCGGAGGACTCGAAGATCATCCGCCCGGCGGCCCGCTACGTCGGCGCACCTCCGCCGCAGCCGGTCCCGGCACCCTGACGACGCCCCGAGGAAGGCCCCCGTTGACCCCGCCCCGTACCCCGCAGATCCCGGTCGTCGTCCTGGCGGGCTTCCTCGGCTCCGGAAAGACCACGCTCCTGAACCATCTCCTCCGCAACCGCGAGGGCACCCGGATCGGCGTGATCGTCAACGACTTCGGGGCCATCGAGATCGACGCCATGACCGTCTCGGGGCAGGTCGGCTCGACCGTCTCCCTGGGCAACGGCTGTCTGTGCTGCGCCGTCGACGCGAGCGAACTCGACACCTTCCTGGAGACCCTGACCCGGCCGTCCGCCCGGCTGGACGTGATCGTCATCGAGGCGAGCGGACTGGCCGAACCCCAGGAGATCGTCCGCATGCTGCTGGCCAGCGACAACCCGCGCATCCTGTACGGGGGCCTCGTCGAGGTCGTCGACGCGGCGGAGTTCGACGGCACCCGTCAGCGGCATCCGGAGCTCGACCGCCATCTCGCCGTCGCCGACCTCGTCGTCCTGAACAAGACCGACCGGGTGGGGGAGGCCGAGCGGGAGCGGCTGCGGGCGACGGTCGCGGAGCTGAGCGGCCCCGCCGCCGTGATCTCCGCCGTGCACGGCCGGATCGACCCCGAGCTCCTCTTCGACCCGGCCCTGCGACCGGACCACGAGGACAAGGTCCGCCAGCTCACCTTCGAGGACCTGCTGCGGGAGGAGGCGGACGGGCACGAGGCGCACGACGATCACCTCCACGCCGCGTACGAGAGCGTCGACTTCACCTCGGACATCCCCATGGACCCGCGCCGCTTCATCGAGTTCCTCGACTCCCGGCCCGACGGGCTCTACCGGATCAAGGGGTTCGCGGACTTCGGCGCGGGGGACCGGGACCACACCTACGCGCTGCACGCGGTGGGCCGCTTCCTGCGCTTCGTGCCCCGCCCGTGGGCGCGCGGCGAGCAGCGGCTCACCCGACTCGTCATGATCGGCGCGGGCATCGACGCCAAAGCGCTGCTGGCCGGACTCACCGCCTGCCGCGCGGACGTGCCCGCCCTCGACGACTGCACCGATGCCGGTGCCGACGCCGCTGCCGTCGAACGCGGCATGTGGGGCGTGCTGCGGTACGTACAACAGGAGGCGGACCCCGTGGACGTACGGGAAGCGGCCGCGGAGGCGTAGCACCCCCGGGCCGCTCCCCGTCGTACGCGAAGGGCGCCTACAGCGGCGGTCCCGCGATCACGTCCACCGACTCCAGCAGCGGCGTGCCCGAGCCGTCCCGCCTCGGGTCCGGCTCCGGCAGCTTCGCCGGGGTGCCGTTCTTCTGCGCGGCCCGGGCAGGCGTCGGGCCCGCCCAGGCGAAGACCAGGACGTCCTCGCCCTTCAGGAACCGCTGGCAGCGCACTCCGCCGGTCGCCCGGCCCTTGCGCGGATACTGGTCGAACGGGGTGAGCTTGGACGTCAGCACCGAGTCGTCGAGCGTGCCGTGCGAGCCGGCCACCGTGAACACGATCGCCTCGGCCGCCGGGTCCACCGCCGTGAACGACAGCACCTCGGCCCCGGCCGCCAGCTTGACGCCCGCCATCCCGCCGGCGGGCCTGCCCTGCGGGCGCACCTGGGCCGCCGGGTAGCGGAGCAACTGGGCGTCGGAGGTGATGAACACCAGGTCCTCCTCGCCCGTGCGCAGCTCGGTCGCGCCCACGATGCGGTCACCGTCCTTGAGGGAGATGACCTCCAACTCGTCCTTGTTGGGCGGGTAGTCCGGCACGACGCGTTTCACCACGCCCTGAAGGGTGCCGATCGCGAGGCCCGGCGAGGAATCCTCCAGGGTCGTCAGGCAGATCAGCTCCTCGTCCGCCTCCAGGCTGAGGAACTCGGAGATCTGCGCCCCGCCCGAGAGGTTCGGCTCCGCGTGCGTGTCCGGCAGCTGCGGCAGATCGATCACCGAGAGCCGCAGCATCCGGCCCGTGGAGGTCACCGCCCCGACGTCGCCGCGCGCCGTCGCCGCCACCGCCGACACGATCACGTCGTGCTTGGTCCGCCGGGCGTCCTCGGAGATCTCGACCGGCTCCGCGTTCGCCGTGCGGGCCAGCAGGCCCGTCGAGGAGAGCAGCACCCGGCACGGGTCGTCCGCCACCTCCAGCGGCACGGACGCGATCTGCGCTCCGGCCGACTCCAGCAGCACCGTGCGCCGGTCCGTGCCGAACTTCTTCGCCACGGCGGCCAGCTCCGAGGAGACCAGCTTGCGCAGCTCCGCGTCCGACTCCAGGATCGCGGTCAGCGCCTCGATCTCGCCGTCGAGCTTGTCACGCTCGCTCTCCAGCTCGATCCGGTCGAAACGGGTGAGCCGGCGCAGCGGGGTGTCCAGGATGTACTGCGTCTGGATCTCGCTCAGCGAGAAGTGCGCCATCAGGCGCTCCTTCGCCTGCGAGGAGTTGTCGCTGTCCCGGATGATCCGGATGACCTCGTCGATGTCGAGCAGGGCGACGATCAGGCCCTCGACCAGGTGCAGCCGGTCGCGGCGCTTGGTGCGGCGGAACTCGCTGCGCCGGCGCACCACCTCGAAGCGGTGGTCCAGATAGACCTCCAGCAGCTCCTTGAGGCCCAGGGTGAGCGGCTGGCCGTCGACCAGCGCCACGTTGTTGATGCCGAAGGACTCCTCCATCGGCGTCAGCTTGTAGAGCTGCTCCAGCACCGCTTCCGGCACGAAGCCGTTCTTCACCTCGATGACCAGACGCAGTCCGTGCGCCCGGTCGGTGAGGTCCTTGACGTCGGCGATGCCCTGGAGCTTCTTCGCCGAGACCAGGTCCTTGATCTTGGCGATCACCTTCTCCGG
The nucleotide sequence above comes from Streptomyces sp. NBC_01116. Encoded proteins:
- a CDS encoding citrate synthase yields the protein MTDQSAPGEQGPPRLTTREAAELLGVKPETVYAYVSRGQLSSARAAGGRGSTFDADQVRTLARRSGRRDASPAGGDLAFRTGITLIEDDRCYFRGVDATELARHHGYEEVAEWLWTGELRPGARFNAAAATLAAARRTVGALPAHSGSTDRLRVAVTAAAATDPLRFDLSPEAVLSSARSLIPTLVGALPPLGDPADGEGPLARGLWSRLTAEPADAPSLAVLDAALTLLIDHDLAASTLAARVAASARAHPYAVVSAGLGVLEGPLHGAASGPAHRMLREAVDRGSAVPVVADHLRTGRRVPGLGHRLYRGEDPRATALFALLEDVPQAAGALAAAREVVETATRHAPLHANIDLALAVLSVSRGMPADAGETVFAVSRTAGWIAHALEEYAERPLRIRPSGQYAGPRPPQPLPGRPGARP
- a CDS encoding citrate synthase/methylcitrate synthase encodes the protein MTITPAVPRGLAGVVVTDTALGDVRGREGFYHYRQYSAIELARTRGFEDVWHLMVHGELPDRAAAADFAARTAALRSLPAEVREALPAIARAGAVSGPLAGLRTALSLLGASAGFRPVYDIGTEQRRQDALTACAAVPTILTALYRLGQGLQPVEPREDLPHAANYLYMLTGAEPEPEHARAVEQYLISTVDHGFNASTFTARVVASTGADLAACLVAAVGALSGPLHGGAPSRALDTLDAIGTPDRIDGWIREQVLSGRRIMGFGHPVYRTEDPRSRMLKSLAQDFGGPLVDFAVEVERQVEAILAELKPGRELHTNVEFYAGVVMELCGLPRAMFTPTFCAARVIGWSANILEQAEDSKIIRPAARYVGAPPPQPVPAP
- a CDS encoding GTP-binding protein, encoding MTPPRTPQIPVVVLAGFLGSGKTTLLNHLLRNREGTRIGVIVNDFGAIEIDAMTVSGQVGSTVSLGNGCLCCAVDASELDTFLETLTRPSARLDVIVIEASGLAEPQEIVRMLLASDNPRILYGGLVEVVDAAEFDGTRQRHPELDRHLAVADLVVLNKTDRVGEAERERLRATVAELSGPAAVISAVHGRIDPELLFDPALRPDHEDKVRQLTFEDLLREEADGHEAHDDHLHAAYESVDFTSDIPMDPRRFIEFLDSRPDGLYRIKGFADFGAGDRDHTYALHAVGRFLRFVPRPWARGEQRLTRLVMIGAGIDAKALLAGLTACRADVPALDDCTDAGADAAAVERGMWGVLRYVQQEADPVDVREAAAEA
- a CDS encoding DNA topoisomerase (ATP-hydrolyzing) subunit A; this translates as MARRSTKTPPPPDDFEEKILDIDVVDEMQGSFLEYAYSVIYSRALPDARDGMKPVHRRIVSQMNEMGLRPDRGYVKCARVVGEVMGKLHPHGDASIYDALVRMAQPFSMRLPLVDGHGNFGSLGNDDPPAAMRYTECRMADATSLMTEAIDEDTVDFQSNYDGQEREPVVLPAAYPNLLVNGVSGIAVGMATNMPPHNLGEVIAAARHLIKHPGADIETLMRFVPGPDLPTGGRIVGLGGIKDAYTAGRGTFKIRATVAVENVTARRKGLVVTELPFTVGPEKVIAKIKDLVSAKKLQGIADVKDLTDRAHGLRLVIEVKNGFVPEAVLEQLYKLTPMEESFGINNVALVDGQPLTLGLKELLEVYLDHRFEVVRRRSEFRRTKRRDRLHLVEGLIVALLDIDEVIRIIRDSDNSSQAKERLMAHFSLSEIQTQYILDTPLRRLTRFDRIELESERDKLDGEIEALTAILESDAELRKLVSSELAAVAKKFGTDRRTVLLESAGAQIASVPLEVADDPCRVLLSSTGLLARTANAEPVEISEDARRTKHDVIVSAVAATARGDVGAVTSTGRMLRLSVIDLPQLPDTHAEPNLSGGAQISEFLSLEADEELICLTTLEDSSPGLAIGTLQGVVKRVVPDYPPNKDELEVISLKDGDRIVGATELRTGEEDLVFITSDAQLLRYPAAQVRPQGRPAGGMAGVKLAAGAEVLSFTAVDPAAEAIVFTVAGSHGTLDDSVLTSKLTPFDQYPRKGRATGGVRCQRFLKGEDVLVFAWAGPTPARAAQKNGTPAKLPEPDPRRDGSGTPLLESVDVIAGPPL